A single window of Halobacillus naozhouensis DNA harbors:
- a CDS encoding transcriptional regulator SplA domain-containing protein, translating to MELQEMYNAGEIVYVIIRNPHAQDVANVQEAAVVQNPENPQELALFVYETFYPLTDEVAVYKSEEQAEQAYREAFGTNGEGQFYG from the coding sequence ATGGAGTTACAGGAAATGTATAATGCTGGAGAAATTGTCTATGTGATTATTAGAAATCCTCACGCGCAAGACGTAGCTAACGTCCAAGAAGCAGCTGTTGTTCAGAACCCCGAGAACCCTCAAGAGTTAGCGCTGTTTGTGTATGAAACTTTTTATCCGCTAACAGATGAAGTGGCCGTATATAAGTCAGAAGAGCAAGCAGAACAAGCCTATCGTGAGGCATTTGGGACAAATGGAGAGGGTCAATTTTATGGTTAA
- the splB gene encoding spore photoproduct lyase codes for MVKPFVPQLVYVEPRALEYQKGRELIDKFEEMGLEIKQTTSHNQIRNLPGDNDFQKYRIAKSTLVVGVRKTLKFDTSKPSAEYAIPFATGCMGHCHYCYLQTTMGSKPYIRTYVNTEEIFSAAEEYMKERAPEPTRFEASCTSDIVGVDHLTHTLKDAIEYFGQSEHGKLRFVTKFAHVDHLLDAKHNGRTRFRFSINDDYVIKYFEPGTSKLDDRIEAAVKVAKAGYPLGFIVAPIYLHDGWKEGYKKMFEKLQGVLPEQAVQDLTFELIQHRFTQPAKRVIQKNYPMSKLELEESKRKWKWGRYGIGKYVYQDEEQEDMKHTLGGYIEHYFPNAKLEYFT; via the coding sequence ATGGTTAAGCCCTTTGTCCCTCAGCTCGTTTATGTGGAGCCCCGCGCCTTGGAATACCAAAAAGGGAGGGAGCTCATCGATAAATTTGAAGAGATGGGACTGGAAATTAAGCAGACAACGTCCCATAATCAAATTAGAAATTTGCCGGGGGACAATGATTTTCAGAAATATCGAATCGCAAAATCGACCCTTGTGGTTGGAGTTCGTAAGACATTGAAATTTGATACTTCGAAGCCTTCCGCAGAATATGCGATTCCCTTTGCAACAGGTTGTATGGGCCATTGCCACTACTGTTATTTACAAACGACGATGGGGAGTAAACCCTATATTCGCACATATGTGAATACAGAGGAGATTTTTTCAGCTGCAGAAGAGTATATGAAAGAGCGGGCTCCTGAACCCACTCGCTTTGAAGCTTCCTGTACATCAGATATCGTCGGTGTGGATCATCTGACTCACACGTTGAAAGATGCCATCGAATATTTTGGTCAATCAGAGCATGGAAAGCTCCGGTTCGTAACCAAGTTCGCTCATGTCGATCATTTACTCGATGCTAAGCATAATGGCCGTACTCGTTTTCGTTTCAGTATTAATGATGATTATGTGATTAAATATTTTGAACCGGGAACCTCGAAGCTGGATGACAGAATAGAAGCGGCTGTTAAGGTTGCAAAGGCAGGCTATCCTTTAGGATTCATTGTTGCCCCTATTTATTTGCATGATGGCTGGAAAGAAGGATACAAGAAGATGTTCGAGAAGCTGCAAGGCGTTCTCCCTGAACAGGCCGTTCAGGATTTAACCTTTGAGTTGATCCAGCATCGGTTTACGCAGCCTGCTAAACGAGTTATTCAGAAAAATTACCCCATGAGTAAGCTTGAGCTTGAGGAATCGAAAAGAAAATGGAAATGGGGCCGCTATGGGATTGGCAAGTATGTTTATCAGGATGAGGAGCAGGAAGATATGAAACACACGCTCGGAGGATATATTGAGCACTATTTTCCAAACGCAAAATTAGAGTATTTTACTTGA